One window from the genome of Anaerococcus sp. Marseille-Q7828 encodes:
- the uraA gene encoding uracil permease, whose protein sequence is MEKKKIYKVDEDVPAKLLVPLALQHTFAMFGASVLVPILFGINPGIVLLMNGIGTLLFILITKGKAPAYLGSSFAFLAPGIAIINSQGFEYAQGAFVAVGILGCLLSYIIYKKGTDWIDIVLPPAAMGAVVALIGFELAGNTISGGSIGANIMTDTVAATDWLVFLVTLLTAILGSIMFKGFLSTIPILIAIIVGYIVAYFNGQVDLTPVREAQFFTFPTFQLAKFSPEAIFAMLPVLLVIAAEHISHQVVTSNIIGQDLIKDPGLHRSIFADNFSTALSGLIGGVPTTTYGENIGVMAITGVYSVKVIGGAAIISILMAFIGPLSALISTIPGNVIGGVTFLLYGMIGTSGIRLLVDQKVDYSKSDNLILTSVIFIAGLSGLSIQFGSIELSGMVLSSVIAVILSLMIHLIKKSGLSNLE, encoded by the coding sequence ATGGAAAAGAAAAAAATTTATAAGGTAGATGAGGATGTACCAGCAAAATTACTAGTCCCTCTTGCTCTCCAACATACCTTTGCTATGTTCGGAGCATCAGTTTTGGTTCCAATACTATTTGGGATTAATCCTGGGATTGTACTTTTGATGAATGGAATCGGAACGCTATTATTTATATTGATTACCAAGGGAAAGGCTCCTGCCTACCTAGGATCTTCTTTCGCTTTTCTTGCGCCAGGAATTGCCATTATCAATTCCCAGGGTTTTGAATACGCTCAGGGCGCCTTTGTAGCTGTAGGGATTCTAGGTTGTTTACTTTCCTATATAATTTACAAAAAAGGAACTGATTGGATTGATATAGTTTTGCCACCAGCTGCCATGGGAGCTGTTGTTGCGCTAATCGGTTTTGAACTTGCCGGAAATACAATTTCTGGTGGATCAATTGGAGCTAATATTATGACTGATACAGTAGCAGCTACTGATTGGCTTGTATTTTTGGTAACTCTTCTTACTGCTATACTTGGATCTATTATGTTTAAGGGATTCTTGTCAACTATACCAATATTGATTGCAATTATTGTCGGCTATATAGTAGCTTATTTCAACGGTCAAGTTGACCTTACACCAGTTAGAGAGGCACAATTTTTCACTTTCCCAACTTTCCAATTGGCAAAATTCTCACCTGAGGCCATCTTTGCCATGCTGCCAGTTCTCTTGGTTATTGCTGCAGAACACATCAGCCACCAAGTTGTAACAAGCAACATCATTGGCCAAGATTTGATTAAGGATCCTGGTCTTCATAGGTCAATATTTGCAGATAACTTTTCTACTGCCCTTTCTGGTCTGATAGGTGGAGTTCCTACAACAACTTATGGAGAAAACATAGGAGTAATGGCTATCACAGGGGTTTATTCGGTCAAGGTTATTGGTGGAGCTGCGATTATATCAATACTTATGGCTTTCATAGGACCTCTTTCTGCACTAATATCAACCATTCCAGGCAACGTCATAGGCGGAGTAACCTTCTTGCTTTATGGAATGATTGGTACAAGTGGTATTAGATTATTAGTAGACCAAAAAGTTGACTACTCAAAGTCTGACAATTTGATATTAACCAGCGTCATATTTATAGCAGGCCTTTCTGGCCTATCCATCCAGTTTGGATCTATAGAGCTATCAGGTATGGTTTTATCATCAGTAATAGCTGTAATACTTTCTCTAATGATACACTTAATCAAAAAATCTGGTCTATCAAATTTGGAATAA
- a CDS encoding dicarboxylate/amino acid:cation symporter: MTEKKQGKKSTLARNIFIALVLAIIVGLLMQNQAEFLSTYIKPFGDVFLNLLKFIVTPIVLFSIIGGIISMKDIRKVGEVGGFTVIYYFLTTACAIVIGLGLANIFKKFFPVISTSDLTFEMTNEVSIMDTLVNIFPSNFIAPMVENNMLQIIVMSLIIGFSILMLEKTKQVKAIETIEILNDIFMKAMGLILRLSPIGVFCLLAPVIAANGPVIIGSLASVLLVAYLAYALHALIVYSFTIKTLGGLSPVEFFKKMSSAMIFAFSSASSMGTLPINMKCCEDLGADHDVTAFVLPLGATINMDGTAIYQGVCAVFIAACYGIDLTIGQMITIVITSTLASIGTAGVPGSGMIMLAMVLQSVGLPVEGIALVAGVDRIFDMGRTVLNITGDASAAIINSNRLRKKGKIA; this comes from the coding sequence ATGACAGAAAAAAAACAAGGAAAGAAAAGCACCCTAGCAAGAAATATCTTTATTGCACTGGTTCTGGCTATTATTGTTGGTCTACTAATGCAAAATCAGGCTGAATTTTTATCTACATATATTAAGCCATTTGGAGATGTTTTCCTCAATCTACTCAAATTTATTGTTACTCCTATTGTTTTGTTTTCTATTATCGGCGGAATAATTTCCATGAAAGACATCAGAAAAGTTGGTGAAGTTGGTGGATTTACAGTTATTTACTATTTCTTAACCACAGCTTGTGCCATTGTTATCGGTCTAGGTTTGGCAAATATTTTTAAGAAATTTTTCCCAGTTATATCAACTAGTGATCTAACTTTTGAAATGACAAATGAAGTTTCAATTATGGACACATTAGTAAATATTTTCCCAAGTAACTTCATAGCTCCTATGGTTGAAAACAATATGTTACAAATCATAGTAATGAGTTTGATCATTGGTTTTTCAATACTTATGTTAGAAAAAACCAAACAAGTCAAGGCTATTGAAACTATAGAAATCCTCAATGATATCTTTATGAAAGCAATGGGACTAATTCTAAGACTTTCACCAATTGGTGTATTTTGCTTGCTAGCACCAGTTATAGCAGCAAATGGTCCTGTAATTATCGGATCCCTTGCATCAGTACTTTTAGTAGCCTACCTTGCTTATGCACTTCATGCTTTGATAGTATATTCATTTACCATTAAAACTTTAGGTGGCCTAAGTCCGGTAGAATTTTTCAAGAAAATGTCTTCAGCTATGATATTTGCTTTCTCATCAGCATCATCAATGGGAACTTTGCCAATAAATATGAAATGCTGCGAAGACCTTGGAGCTGACCACGATGTGACAGCCTTTGTACTTCCACTTGGTGCAACAATAAATATGGACGGAACAGCTATATATCAAGGTGTTTGTGCAGTATTTATAGCAGCTTGCTATGGCATAGACTTAACAATTGGTCAGATGATTACAATTGTAATCACTTCAACGCTCGCATCAATAGGTACAGCAGGAGTTCCAGGATCAGGAATGATCATGCTTGCCATGGTTTTACAATCAGTAGGCCTTCCAGTAGAAGGAATTGCCCTAGTAGCAGGAGTTGATAGAATATTTGATATGGGTAGAACAGTACTAAACATCACAGGTGATGCATCAGCAGCTATCATCAACTCAAATAGACTAAGAAAAAAGGGAAAAATAGCATAA
- a CDS encoding PTS sugar transporter subunit IIA: MTVDRLNIIINRIEPTYYISIYNGLVSINNHNLYEIIIKNLDVSFYRLNVYERVKCTTLLLILSTKYLTYQEISDILQISRTTLISDQEKLIDYTMYNNLNVEINVGKGLILNSDEEILRSYILDFLDNNNYLYQIIYNGKFKIEILENDILKDIHTKITEKINTLENKYRLEFSKKSYFKLVNFLTLFSTRIILNKFIKYYEKSSVSELSEHVIKIIENTTKIILPNSEKFYINNFVESLEYRFRIVDSFKSPNTQVIARKFIERISNELNIPFQEDFDLFSNLSMHLQRNEVTITHYDKLMIEGFPRSISDDIIKAVINNITILESYYNKIFDDYDINYISIYFLTSYEIMRLNELKKMRAALLTDLGLGTEKFLKVRIENSFGIHVDKIISSHEVSLIDLSDIDVIFSTVSIELEKTIQIDLNIGFSSENISNINNFLDHLIIRKMDKKSKEDFKDNAFPTTYSEGYGLSITEFLNKEFIKIKNYEPNWEKAIKEAGSILKDKGYINYKYIDESIDNIKRNGPYVIITEGVALPHSNISNNVKKTGFSLLIIKNPIEFGVNSGEFINFVIFFATLNQSDHLRALFELSNLFNDNKFKKELLLANKPEEAANIIYKYVDKF; the protein is encoded by the coding sequence ATGACTGTAGATAGATTAAATATAATTATTAATAGAATTGAACCAACTTACTATATTTCAATTTACAATGGCTTAGTTAGTATTAATAATCATAATTTGTATGAAATAATAATTAAAAATTTAGATGTTAGTTTTTATAGATTAAATGTATATGAGAGAGTTAAATGTACAACATTACTGTTGATTTTAAGTACAAAGTATTTAACTTATCAAGAAATTTCAGATATTTTACAGATATCTAGAACCACCTTAATATCTGATCAAGAAAAATTAATTGATTATACTATGTATAACAATTTAAATGTTGAAATAAATGTGGGAAAGGGGCTAATATTAAATTCGGATGAGGAAATATTAAGATCATATATTTTAGATTTCTTAGATAATAATAATTACCTATATCAAATAATTTATAATGGAAAATTCAAAATAGAAATTTTAGAAAATGATATTTTAAAAGATATTCATACCAAAATTACGGAAAAAATTAATACTTTAGAAAATAAGTATAGATTAGAATTTTCAAAAAAATCTTATTTTAAACTTGTCAATTTTCTAACGTTATTTTCAACAAGAATTATATTAAACAAATTTATTAAATATTATGAAAAATCTAGTGTCTCTGAACTAAGTGAACATGTAATTAAAATCATTGAGAATACAACAAAAATAATACTCCCAAATAGCGAAAAATTTTATATTAATAATTTTGTAGAGAGCTTAGAATATAGATTTAGAATTGTTGATAGTTTTAAGTCACCGAATACTCAAGTAATAGCTAGAAAATTTATAGAAAGAATTTCTAATGAACTCAATATTCCTTTTCAAGAAGACTTTGATCTTTTTAGTAATTTATCTATGCATCTTCAAAGAAATGAAGTTACTATAACACATTACGATAAATTAATGATAGAAGGATTTCCTAGGTCCATTAGTGATGATATCATAAAGGCTGTCATAAATAACATAACTATCTTGGAATCTTATTACAATAAAATATTTGATGATTATGATATTAATTATATTTCTATATATTTTTTAACTTCTTACGAGATTATGAGATTAAATGAACTAAAGAAAATGAGAGCGGCTTTGTTAACTGATTTAGGATTGGGAACAGAAAAATTTCTAAAGGTTCGAATTGAAAATAGTTTTGGAATTCATGTAGATAAAATTATTAGTAGTCATGAGGTTAGTTTGATTGATTTATCTGATATTGATGTTATATTTTCAACTGTAAGTATTGAGTTAGAAAAAACAATACAGATAGATCTAAATATTGGATTTTCTAGCGAAAATATTTCTAATATTAATAATTTCTTGGATCATTTGATTATACGAAAGATGGATAAAAAAAGCAAAGAAGACTTTAAAGACAATGCTTTTCCAACAACGTATTCAGAAGGATACGGATTAAGTATTACAGAATTTTTAAATAAAGAATTTATAAAAATTAAAAATTACGAACCAAATTGGGAAAAAGCTATTAAAGAAGCAGGTTCTATTTTAAAAGATAAAGGTTATATAAATTATAAATATATAGATGAATCTATAGACAATATAAAAAGAAATGGGCCTTATGTAATAATTACAGAAGGAGTAGCTTTGCCACACTCAAATATATCAAATAATGTAAAAAAAACTGGATTTTCTTTGTTAATTATAAAAAATCCAATTGAATTTGGTGTAAACTCTGGAGAATTTATAAATTTTGTTATTTTCTTTGCTACCTTAAATCAGAGTGACCATTTAAGAGCTCTTTTTGAATTATCCAATCTGTTTAATGATAATAAATTTAAGAAAGAATTACTATTGGCTAATAAACCTGAAGAAGCAGCAAATATTATTTATAAATATGTAGATAAATTTTGA
- a CDS encoding PTS sugar transporter subunit IIA translates to MLSDILFLERMSKVDKVNDWETAIEIATKPLIDDESVKSEYVNDMISSINKYGPYIVIDDYIAIPHAISEENVNKQSMSLLSIKEPVDLLGNPVKLFIVLAPEDRDSHMQSLAELSELLMDEEKKDIFINGSLEEINELIKKGA, encoded by the coding sequence ATGCTATCTGATATTTTATTTTTAGAAAGAATGAGTAAAGTTGACAAGGTTAATGATTGGGAAACAGCTATAGAAATTGCTACTAAGCCACTAATAGATGACGAGTCAGTAAAAAGTGAATATGTAAATGATATGATTTCTAGTATAAATAAGTATGGCCCATATATAGTAATAGATGATTACATAGCAATACCACATGCTATTTCAGAAGAGAATGTAAATAAACAATCAATGAGTTTGTTATCGATCAAAGAACCAGTTGATTTACTAGGCAATCCAGTAAAACTTTTTATTGTACTAGCCCCAGAAGATAGAGATAGTCATATGCAATCATTAGCGGAACTATCAGAATTGTTGATGGATGAAGAGAAAAAAGATATTTTTATAAATGGAAGTTTAGAAGAAATTAACGAATTAATAAAAAAAGGAGCATAA
- a CDS encoding PTS sugar transporter subunit IIB, whose protein sequence is MKVLAVCGFGVGSSMILKMSAEKALRNLDVEGDVENTDLSGARGSDADLILTSNELANELKSSVNVPVIPIMKYMDVNEVESKIKEFIDKE, encoded by the coding sequence ATGAAAGTATTGGCAGTTTGCGGATTTGGAGTAGGCTCAAGCATGATTTTAAAAATGAGTGCTGAAAAAGCTTTAAGAAATTTAGATGTTGAAGGTGATGTAGAAAATACAGACTTATCAGGAGCAAGAGGCAGTGATGCAGATTTAATCTTGACTAGTAATGAACTTGCTAATGAATTAAAATCATCAGTAAATGTACCTGTTATCCCAATAATGAAATACATGGATGTTAACGAAGTAGAGTCTAAGATAAAAGAATTTATTGACAAGGAGTAA
- a CDS encoding PTS ascorbate transporter subunit IIC: MNFITQNILRNPPVLLGLIALIGLLLQKKSASDIIKGSLMAAFGMIILDTGVGMLVGTISPINEAFSQAINGSVGEGLNDITFTANFGGEVGLAMFIGLVIHLLIAKFTPIKTIFLTGHMIWWFPFIFVAAGVEAGLKGTALIASAAILSALYWSIMPWVLRKYVFDVTGDESFTLGHPTGVLSLIAGSIARAVGDKSKSTEDIDFPKNLSFFREVPITGGIVMMLIWIIIGLIIPSLTENNLIFESLNQGLKFGAGLLIMLQGVRMLINQIVPAFQGISEKIVPNAIPAFDCPVIFNYKPNAVIIGFITSMVVSTVTLIVVNKLGIFHTFLLPLVITCFFECGAAAVIAEGQGGMKGCIIGTAVSSIVMIFVLGISADLYSNTISNWMLIFGGNDFSIFGSLAKLILSIFS, encoded by the coding sequence ATGAATTTTATAACACAAAACATTTTGAGAAATCCACCTGTGTTACTTGGTCTTATCGCATTAATAGGACTATTATTACAAAAAAAATCAGCATCAGATATTATCAAAGGGAGTTTAATGGCTGCTTTTGGGATGATAATACTAGATACTGGCGTAGGTATGTTAGTAGGAACTATTTCTCCGATAAATGAAGCTTTCTCACAGGCAATTAATGGTAGCGTAGGGGAAGGATTAAATGATATTACCTTCACTGCTAATTTTGGGGGAGAAGTAGGATTAGCAATGTTTATTGGATTAGTTATCCATCTTCTAATTGCAAAATTCACACCTATTAAAACAATATTTTTAACTGGACATATGATTTGGTGGTTTCCATTTATATTTGTGGCAGCGGGGGTCGAAGCAGGCTTAAAAGGAACAGCTCTAATTGCTTCTGCAGCAATATTATCAGCATTGTATTGGTCTATAATGCCTTGGGTTTTAAGAAAATATGTATTTGATGTAACAGGTGACGAATCTTTCACATTAGGGCATCCTACAGGAGTATTGTCATTAATAGCTGGATCTATAGCAAGAGCTGTAGGAGATAAGAGCAAATCCACTGAAGACATAGACTTTCCGAAAAATTTATCATTTTTTAGAGAAGTTCCAATAACTGGTGGTATTGTTATGATGCTTATTTGGATTATTATTGGATTAATTATACCATCTCTAACTGAAAATAATCTAATTTTCGAATCTTTAAATCAAGGTTTGAAGTTTGGAGCAGGTTTATTGATAATGTTGCAAGGTGTTAGAATGCTAATTAATCAAATCGTACCAGCATTTCAGGGTATCTCAGAAAAGATTGTACCAAACGCAATACCAGCTTTTGATTGTCCAGTAATATTTAACTATAAACCTAATGCTGTAATTATAGGATTCATAACTTCAATGGTTGTATCTACTGTTACCTTAATAGTAGTAAATAAATTAGGAATATTTCACACATTCTTACTACCTTTAGTAATTACGTGTTTCTTTGAATGCGGTGCCGCTGCTGTTATTGCAGAAGGTCAAGGTGGTATGAAAGGATGCATTATAGGAACAGCGGTATCTTCAATAGTTATGATTTTTGTTTTGGGTATCTCAGCTGATCTTTACTCAAATACTATTTCTAACTGGATGTTAATTTTCGGTGGGAACGACTTTTCTATATTTGGTAGCTTGGCAAAATTGATTTTATCAATATTTAGTTAG
- a CDS encoding SIS domain-containing protein → MNFKYYDRISSIIKTVQNEEIKGMEKSVDLLKQAILKKKNIYVFGSSHAGILTQELYYRAGGLMTINPIFPKETMLDTTPITRTSKMERLEGYGEIIGKEVNFSEGDLLLIHSVSGRNPQTIEVAMEAKKNNATVVCITNLEYSKSVTSRHSSGKKLYEIADVVLDNHGDIGDASVYIKSLKSKVTPTSSIISIYLAQEIITQSIIELTEEGFTNIPIFYSANLDGGDELNRKLYEEYKDNIKYKMY, encoded by the coding sequence ATGAATTTTAAATATTATGATAGAATTTCATCTATAATAAAAACAGTACAAAATGAAGAAATTAAAGGTATGGAAAAGTCTGTTGACCTTTTAAAGCAGGCTATATTAAAAAAGAAAAATATATATGTTTTCGGATCATCTCATGCTGGTATCCTAACTCAAGAACTATACTATAGAGCAGGCGGGTTAATGACTATAAATCCAATTTTTCCTAAGGAAACAATGCTCGATACCACTCCCATTACAAGAACATCAAAAATGGAGAGATTAGAAGGTTATGGCGAGATAATTGGGAAAGAAGTTAATTTTTCTGAAGGCGATTTATTACTTATTCATTCTGTATCGGGCAGAAATCCCCAAACTATAGAAGTTGCAATGGAAGCAAAGAAAAATAATGCAACAGTGGTATGCATAACCAATCTTGAATACAGCAAGTCTGTAACATCTAGACATAGCTCAGGAAAGAAGCTATATGAAATAGCAGATGTGGTGCTAGATAATCATGGAGATATAGGTGATGCATCGGTATACATTAAATCTTTAAAAAGCAAAGTGACACCCACGAGTTCTATAATTTCGATATATCTAGCGCAAGAAATTATAACTCAATCTATAATTGAACTTACAGAGGAAGGATTTACTAATATACCAATATTCTATAGTGCTAACCTTGATGGAGGGGATGAACTTAATAGAAAACTGTATGAAGAATATAAGGATAACATAAAGTACAAGATGTACTAA
- a CDS encoding L-lactate dehydrogenase — protein sequence MKKISLIGLGNVGATVAYTLIERQLCDTLALFDKKEGLAQAEVNDLSDGMVKRDGNVNLIAGKTSDLDDSDIIIFAPGDISILQKHSDRLEEFKYTKTCVEEWAPIIKKSKFDGILVSITNPCDVIAEYMQKLTEIPRERVIGTGTILDTARMKNAVAKFVDLDPNSIDGYVIGEHGNSQFVAWSNVYIANEPITNLLDQKTIEDIEESTRMKAFETIKAKGYTSYGIANATAIVVETIFKDAKTILAVSSYSPVDGCYIGHPAVVGRNGVIRDFHLKLNEKEKAKWEHSVKTIKETAPIK from the coding sequence ATGAAAAAAATTTCTCTAATTGGCTTAGGAAATGTAGGGGCTACAGTTGCCTATACTTTGATAGAAAGACAACTTTGCGATACTCTTGCCCTATTTGACAAAAAAGAAGGACTCGCTCAAGCAGAAGTAAACGACCTATCTGATGGCATGGTCAAACGTGATGGTAATGTAAATTTAATAGCAGGAAAAACATCCGATCTAGATGATAGTGATATTATAATTTTTGCACCTGGTGATATTAGTATCTTGCAAAAACATTCTGACCGCTTAGAAGAGTTCAAATATACCAAAACTTGCGTAGAAGAATGGGCTCCAATAATTAAAAAATCAAAATTTGATGGAATTTTAGTATCTATTACAAATCCTTGTGATGTAATAGCAGAATATATGCAAAAACTAACCGAGATCCCTCGCGAGAGAGTCATAGGAACAGGAACAATCCTTGATACAGCAAGGATGAAAAATGCTGTAGCAAAATTTGTGGACCTAGACCCAAATTCTATAGACGGTTATGTCATAGGCGAACATGGAAACAGCCAATTTGTAGCTTGGTCAAATGTTTATATAGCAAATGAACCAATAACAAATCTTTTGGACCAAAAGACTATCGAAGATATAGAAGAATCAACAAGAATGAAAGCTTTTGAGACAATCAAGGCTAAGGGATACACATCTTACGGTATAGCAAATGCTACAGCAATAGTAGTAGAGACAATATTTAAAGATGCCAAAACAATACTTGCAGTTTCTTCATATTCACCAGTTGATGGTTGCTACATAGGCCACCCTGCCGTAGTAGGAAGAAATGGAGTAATCCGCGATTTCCACCTAAAACTAAATGAAAAAGAAAAAGCTAAATGGGAACATTCAGTAAAAACAATAAAAGAAACGGCTCCAATAAAATAA
- a CDS encoding glucose-6-phosphate isomerase: protein MRLDFTNVDLKDINNYEEKAMDAFKTLMDGSGEGNDFLGWIDRPINYDKEEFERIKKAAAKIQNDSEVLVSVGIGGSYLGIKATEFALDKYFNSDRKVKIVYAGNNISGEYMADLLDYLKDKDFSVNVISKSGTTTEPAIAFRFLKEALEEKYGKEEAKGRIYATTDKEKGALKDLASSEGYETFVVPDDIGGRFSVISAVGLLPLAACGIDIDDFMAGFAEGRDLYTKENFENEAIKYAAVRNMLYKDGKDIEVLVNYEPKLQYIAEWWKQLFAESEGKDGNGIFPVSVNNSTDLHSLGQMIQDGRRNLFETVIEIENAKKDIEIKETLDNLDGLNFLAGKTMNYVNKQAMEGTTIAHVGGNVPNIRIILDEVSAKSIGKLYYFFEIAVGVSGYMLGVNPFNQPGVEEYKAQMFKLLGKPGY, encoded by the coding sequence ATGAGATTAGATTTTACTAATGTTGACTTAAAAGATATCAACAATTATGAAGAAAAAGCCATGGATGCCTTTAAGACTCTTATGGATGGATCAGGTGAAGGTAATGACTTTTTGGGTTGGATTGATAGACCAATCAATTATGACAAGGAAGAGTTTGAGAGGATAAAAAAAGCTGCGGCAAAGATTCAAAATGACAGCGAAGTTTTGGTTTCTGTAGGAATTGGTGGTTCCTACCTAGGTATCAAAGCTACAGAATTTGCCTTAGATAAGTATTTTAACTCTGATAGAAAAGTTAAAATTGTTTACGCTGGAAACAATATTTCTGGTGAATACATGGCTGATTTGCTTGATTATCTCAAAGATAAGGACTTTTCAGTAAATGTTATTTCAAAGTCAGGTACAACAACAGAACCTGCTATTGCTTTTAGGTTCTTGAAAGAAGCCCTTGAGGAAAAATATGGCAAAGAAGAAGCTAAGGGCAGAATTTATGCTACAACTGATAAGGAAAAGGGAGCTTTGAAAGACTTGGCAAGTTCTGAAGGCTACGAAACTTTTGTAGTTCCAGATGATATAGGCGGTCGTTTTTCTGTAATATCAGCAGTAGGATTATTGCCACTTGCAGCTTGTGGCATAGATATAGATGACTTTATGGCTGGCTTTGCTGAAGGCAGAGACCTTTACACAAAAGAAAATTTTGAAAATGAAGCTATCAAGTATGCAGCTGTTAGAAATATGCTTTATAAAGATGGCAAAGATATAGAAGTTTTGGTAAATTACGAACCAAAATTACAATATATTGCAGAATGGTGGAAGCAACTATTTGCTGAAAGTGAAGGAAAAGACGGAAACGGAATCTTCCCAGTATCTGTAAATAACTCGACAGACCTCCACTCACTTGGACAAATGATACAAGATGGTAGGAGAAACCTATTTGAAACAGTAATAGAAATTGAAAACGCAAAAAAAGATATAGAAATCAAAGAAACATTAGACAACCTAGATGGACTAAACTTCCTAGCTGGCAAAACAATGAATTATGTCAACAAACAAGCCATGGAAGGTACAACAATTGCCCATGTAGGTGGAAATGTGCCAAATATTCGTATAATCCTAGATGAAGTTAGCGCCAAATCCATAGGAAAGCTATATTATTTCTTTGAAATAGCTGTTGGTGTTTCAGGCTATATGCTTGGAGTTAATCCATTTAACCAACCAGGAGTAGAAGAATATAAGGCACAAATGTTTAAATTACTTGGCAAACCAGGATATTAA
- a CDS encoding carbohydrate ABC transporter substrate-binding protein: protein MKNIKMTLLAVIAAFTFAACGNNSTDTKPEDTKTEDQAATETTDDAKEDQEATDEERSEDTSEEATGDKDFAGKTLTLAGLDGGYGTAGWEKVIANFEEMTGAKVEYRFEKNIYDTIRPEIQAGNAPDVIYNSLGQQTALTETMLKEDMVMEITDLLDKTIPGEDLAVKDKIGEGFVNNSITNPNGDDKMYLAPIFYAPTGLWYNKALFTEGGGEYELPETMEDFLALGEKAKEDGTSLFTYPISGYLDTFTFALMYEIGGQELFDKLTNYDVEAWKNEATPLFETVGKIVDKDNLNPNTVAQANKEGFTQNQLSVMKNESLFMPNGTWVVEEMEDAEGVADGFEWGFMPLPSLDGSDRYAFSWIEQIFVSKDAKEPELAKEFLAYLYSDEATKAFIENGGAVQPIDGVEELITNENQKLFYSIYDDGAKPAVGGWAAAPAVEGVDLKTIFLNSVDSVANGDMTVEEWQNSVVDAIQRISDAIEASK from the coding sequence ATGAAAAATATTAAGATGACACTGCTTGCTGTAATAGCAGCATTTACATTTGCGGCTTGTGGAAATAATTCCACAGATACAAAGCCAGAAGATACAAAAACTGAAGATCAAGCAGCTACAGAAACTACTGATGATGCTAAAGAAGATCAAGAAGCTACAGATGAAGAAAGATCTGAAGATACAAGCGAAGAGGCTACAGGAGATAAAGATTTTGCAGGCAAAACCTTGACACTTGCTGGTCTTGACGGAGGTTATGGTACAGCTGGTTGGGAAAAAGTTATAGCTAACTTTGAAGAGATGACTGGTGCAAAAGTAGAATATAGATTTGAGAAAAACATCTACGATACAATCAGACCAGAAATCCAAGCAGGTAACGCTCCTGACGTAATTTATAACTCACTTGGCCAACAAACAGCTTTAACAGAAACTATGCTTAAAGAAGACATGGTAATGGAAATTACAGATTTATTGGATAAGACTATTCCTGGGGAAGACCTTGCTGTTAAAGATAAAATTGGTGAAGGTTTTGTAAACAACTCTATTACAAATCCAAATGGTGATGACAAAATGTATCTTGCTCCAATATTCTATGCTCCAACTGGACTTTGGTATAACAAAGCTCTATTTACAGAAGGTGGCGGAGAATATGAACTTCCTGAAACAATGGAAGATTTCTTAGCTTTAGGAGAAAAAGCAAAAGAAGATGGAACAAGCCTTTTTACTTACCCAATTTCAGGCTATCTTGACACATTTACCTTTGCCTTAATGTATGAAATCGGAGGTCAAGAATTATTTGACAAATTAACAAATTATGATGTTGAAGCTTGGAAAAACGAGGCAACACCATTATTTGAAACAGTGGGTAAAATTGTAGATAAAGACAATCTAAATCCAAACACAGTAGCTCAAGCTAACAAAGAAGGATTTACTCAAAACCAACTTTCAGTAATGAAAAATGAATCATTATTTATGCCAAATGGAACATGGGTAGTTGAAGAGATGGAAGATGCAGAAGGTGTAGCAGACGGATTTGAATGGGGCTTTATGCCACTACCATCATTAGATGGATCTGATAGATATGCATTCTCATGGATTGAGCAAATTTTTGTATCAAAAGATGCCAAAGAACCAGAACTTGCAAAAGAATTCCTAGCTTACCTATATTCTGATGAAGCAACAAAAGCATTTATCGAAAATGGTGGTGCAGTTCAACCAATAGATGGAGTTGAAGAATTAATTACAAATGAAAATCAAAAATTATTCTATTCAATTTATGATGACGGTGCAAAACCAGCAGTAGGTGGATGGGCAGCTGCTCCAGCAGTTGAAGGTGTTGACCTAAAAACAATCTTCCTAAACTCAGTTGACTCAGTAGCAAATGGTGATATGACTGTTGAAGAATGGCAAAACAGCGTAGTAGATGCCATCCAAAGAATATCTGATGCTATCGAAGCTAGCAAGTAA